A genomic region of Mus musculus strain C57BL/6J chromosome 7, GRCm38.p6 C57BL/6J contains the following coding sequences:
- the Olfr698 gene encoding olfactory receptor 698, protein MELWNSTVGSGFILVGILDGSGSPELLCAAITALYFLALTSNGLLLLVITMDARLHVPMYLLLGQLSLMDLLLTSVITPKAVVDFLLKDNTISFGGCALQMFLELALGSAEDLLLAFMAYDRYVAICQPLNYTILMSHKVCWLMIATSWILASLSALGYSIYTMQYSFCKNRQINHLFCEIPPLLKLACADTSTYELMVYLMGVIVLILPLTAILASYSLILFTVLNMPSNEGRKKALVTCSSHLTVVGMWYGGASFMYVLPSPFHSPKQDNISSVFYTIVTPALNPLIYSLRNKEVTGALKRVLGKRLSA, encoded by the coding sequence ATGGAGCTCTGGAACTCGACTGTGGGAAGTGGTTTCATCTTGGTGGGGATTCTGGATGGCAGTGGCTCTCCTGAACTGCTCTGTGCTGCAATTACAGCCCTGTACTTCTTAGCCCTGACCAGCAATGGGCTGCTGCTTCTAGTCATCACCATGGATGCCCGGCTCCATGTGCCCATGTATCTTCTACTTGGACAGCTTTCTCTCATGGACCTCCTCCTCACATCAGTTATCACTCCCAAGGCTGTTGTGGATTTTCTCCTCAAAGACAATACCATATCCTTTGGAGGTTGTGCCCTTCAGATGTTTCTAGAGCTGGCACTGGGTAGTGCAGAggaccttcttctggcctttatggCCTATGACAGGTATGTAGCCATTTGTCAACCTCTGAACTACACAATCTTAATGAGTCACAAAGTCTGCTGGCTCATGATAGCCACCTCATGGATCTTGGCATCCCTCAGTGCTCTAGGATATAGCATCTACACCATGCAGTATTCCTTCTGCAAAAATCGTCAGATCAATCATCTGTTCTGTGAGATCCCCCCATTGCTGAAGCTGGCCTGTGCAGACACCTCCACATATGAACTCATGGTTTATTTGATGGGGGTTATTGTGCTAATTCTTCCTCTTACTGCCATCCTGGCCTCCTACTCACTAATTCTGTTCACTGTGCTCAATATGCCCTCAAATGAGGGCAGGAAGAAAGCCCTTGTCACCTGCTCTTCCCATCTGACTGTAGTTGGGATGTGGTATGGGGGTGCTTCCTTCATGTATGTTCTACCCAGTCCCTTTCACAGCCCCAAACAAGACAATATCAGCTCAGTTTTCTACACGATTGTCACTCCGGCTCTGAATCCCCTTATCTACAGCCTGAGGAATAAAGAGGTCACTGGAGCTTTGAAGAGAGTCCTGGGAAAACGATTGTCAGCATAG
- the Olfr697 gene encoding olfactory receptor 697, which yields MEFRNSTLGSGFILVGILNGSDSPELLCATITFLYTLALTSNGLLLLVITVDTRLHVPMYLLLGQLSLIDLLLTSVITPKAVMDFLLRDNTISFGGCALQMFIELVLGGAEDLLLAFMAYDRYVAICHPLNYMILMSPRVCWLMVTASWILSIQMALGFTINTMHYSFCKSRHIRHLFCEIPPLLDLACADTSSYKLVVYLVGVFMLILPLTAIFFSYARILFTVLHMPSNESRKKALVTCSSHMTVVGMYYGALTVMYFLPSSYHNPKQDNILSVFYTIVTPALNPLIHSLRNKEVTGALRKVLGNTCCHHPIHLR from the coding sequence ATGGAGTTCAGGAATTCAACTTTAGGAAGTGGCTTCATCTTGGTAGGAATCCTGAATGGCAGTGACTCTCCTGAACTACTCTGTGCCACAATTACATTCCTGTACACACTGGCACTGACCAGCAATGGACTGCTGCTCCTTGTCATCACAGTAGATACCCGGCTCCACGTGCCCATGTACCTTCTACTTGGGCAGCTCTCTCTCATTGATCTCCTCCTGACATCAGTCATTACTCCCAAAGCTGTCATGGATTTTCTTCTGAGAGACAACACTATCTCCTTTGGAGGCTGTGCCCTTCAGATGTTCATTGAATTGGTACTGGGTGGTGCAGAGgaccttcttctggcttttatggCCTATGACAGGTATGTGGCCATTTGTCATCCTCTGAACTACATGATCCTCATGAGTCCAAGAGTCTGCTGGCTCATGGTGACTGCATCATGGATCCTGTCAATCCAGATGGCCCTGGGATTTACCATCAACACAATGCATTATTCTTTCTGCAAATCGAGGCATATCAGACACCTCTTCTGTGAGATCCCTCCCTTGCTGGATTTGGCCTGTGCAGACACCTCTAGTTATAAGCTTGTGGTTTATTTGGTAGGTGTGTTCATGTTAATTCTCCCTCTTACTGCCATCTTTTTCTCTTATGCACGGATTTTGTTCACTGTTCTCCACATGCCTTCAAATGAGAGCAGGAAGAAAGCCCTTGTTACCTGTTCTTCCCATATGACTGTTGTAGGCATGTACTATGGGGCTCTCACAGTCATGTATTTCCTACCAAGTTCCTACCACAATCCCAAGCAAGACAATATCCTTTCTGTTTTCTACACAATTGTCACCCCAGCTCTAAACCCACTCATCCACAGCCTGAGGAATAAGGAAGTGACTGGGGCTCTGAGGAAAGTCCTGGGAAATACTTGTTGCCACCACCCCATACATTTAAGGTAG